The following are encoded in a window of Numida meleagris isolate 19003 breed g44 Domestic line chromosome 13, NumMel1.0, whole genome shotgun sequence genomic DNA:
- the EMP2 gene encoding epithelial membrane protein 2, which translates to MLILLAFIIIFHITSAALLFISTIDNAWWVGDNFSTDVWRTCITNNSTCRAITDQFREYQSIQAVQASMILSTIFCCVAFLVFILQLFRLKQGERFVLTSIIQLLSCLCVMIAASIYTDRHEELHKSNAYTIAVSEGQYGYSFVLAWIAFAFTLISGVMYLVLRKRK; encoded by the exons ATGTTGATTCTTCTGGCTTTCATTATTATATTTCACATAACTTCAGCAGCGCTGTTGTTCATCTCAACTATTGACAAT gCCTGGTGGGTAGGAGATAATTTTTCTACAGATGTCTGGAGAACATGTATCACAAATAATAGCACCTGCAGAGCTATTACTGATCAATTCAGAG aataTCAATCAATTCAGGCTGTTCAGGCCTCCATGATCCTATCTACTATTTTCTGCTGTGTGgcatttctggttttcattcttCAACTTTTCCGTCTAAAGCAAGGAGAAAGATTTGTGTTAACCTCTATTATCCAGCTCCTGTCAT gTCTGTGCGTTATGATTGCAGCTTCCATTTATACAGATAGGCATGAAGAACTGCACAAGAGCAATGCATATACCATTGCAGTTTCTGAAGGCCAATATGGCTATTCCTTTGTCTTAGCCTGGATTGCATTTGCCTTTACTCTGATCAGTGGCGTTATGTACCTAGTATTAAGGAAACGTAAATAA